The following are from one region of the Cytobacillus firmus genome:
- a CDS encoding phospholipase D family protein, with protein MKKVLGKVKIKKVWIPILSLVLVLAATIIYQSNKSLPKGLSFEGEVYSAEDAQFLYDLTYEKENGKRESEQQIFQRITEAIDESEDFIVMDMFLFNGFNDGDKKYPDISGKIADKLIEKKLSRPNMEITVITDRINSTYGSHEVPEFRELKENGINVVYTSLVPLRDSNPIYSAFWRVFIQWFGQSGEGWLPNPLAENAPKVTFRSYLDLMNIKANHRKVFVTEKTGIVTSGNPHNASGFHSNIAFEVKGPILADLVKTEQAVVDYSASGKLADFKPEKSNKTGPLKVQVLTEGKIYKHILQEINKVKKGETIWLGMFYLADRKVVDALKEAADRGVIVQMILDPNQNAFGSEKIGLPNIPVAAELDKLGHENIKIRWYNTGFEQYHSKIMYVTGKEKSLIIAGSANFTRRNLDDLNLETNLKISAPAQSQVMRDVDRYFNKLWNNDGAIYTKNYSSNEKMPGVKYITYRLQKLTHFTTY; from the coding sequence GTGAAAAAGGTTCTGGGAAAAGTAAAAATAAAAAAGGTATGGATACCCATATTGAGCCTTGTGCTGGTATTGGCAGCAACCATCATCTATCAATCCAATAAATCACTGCCAAAGGGTCTTTCGTTTGAAGGGGAAGTATATTCTGCAGAGGATGCTCAGTTCCTTTACGATTTAACCTATGAAAAAGAAAATGGAAAAAGAGAAAGTGAACAGCAGATCTTTCAGCGTATTACAGAAGCAATTGACGAGTCAGAGGATTTTATAGTGATGGATATGTTTTTATTCAATGGCTTTAATGATGGGGATAAAAAATATCCGGATATTAGCGGTAAAATTGCTGATAAGCTAATCGAAAAAAAGCTCAGCCGCCCGAATATGGAAATTACCGTGATCACGGATCGGATTAACAGCACCTATGGATCGCATGAAGTTCCGGAATTCCGGGAACTTAAAGAGAATGGCATAAACGTGGTTTATACTTCACTAGTTCCTTTAAGAGATTCAAATCCCATTTATTCGGCATTCTGGCGTGTATTTATTCAATGGTTTGGCCAGAGTGGAGAAGGCTGGCTGCCGAACCCGCTCGCAGAAAATGCTCCAAAGGTGACATTCAGGTCCTATCTCGATCTAATGAACATAAAAGCAAATCACCGGAAGGTTTTTGTGACGGAAAAAACAGGAATTGTTACTTCAGGAAACCCGCACAATGCCAGCGGATTTCATTCCAATATAGCATTTGAAGTAAAAGGGCCCATCTTAGCTGATCTCGTCAAAACGGAGCAGGCTGTGGTCGATTATTCAGCATCCGGCAAATTGGCAGATTTCAAACCTGAAAAGAGTAATAAAACCGGTCCGCTTAAGGTCCAGGTGCTGACTGAAGGCAAAATTTATAAACACATTCTTCAAGAAATCAATAAAGTCAAGAAAGGGGAAACCATCTGGCTTGGCATGTTTTATCTTGCTGACCGGAAAGTGGTTGACGCACTTAAAGAAGCAGCCGACCGGGGAGTTATAGTACAAATGATCCTGGATCCCAACCAGAACGCTTTCGGATCTGAAAAAATTGGGCTCCCTAATATACCTGTTGCTGCTGAATTGGATAAACTGGGCCATGAAAACATAAAAATCAGATGGTACAATACTGGATTTGAACAATACCATTCGAAAATCATGTATGTAACCGGCAAAGAAAAAAGTTTGATCATAGCTGGTTCAGCTAATTTTACAAGAAGAAATCTGGATGATTTAAACCTGGAGACAAACTTAAAAATCAGTGCTCCAGCCCAATCCCAGGTTATGAGGGATGTTGACAGGTATTTTAATAAGCTTTGGAATAATGACGGTGCCATTTATACAAAGAACTATTCATCCAACGAGAAAATGCCGGGGGTTAAATATATTACTTACAGACTGCAGAAGCTTACTCACTTTACAACATACTGA